From the genome of Streptomyces sp. NBC_01116, one region includes:
- a CDS encoding DUF6760 family protein: MTYAADLLYEEVAYLAYHFHWQLDDLLDLEHPERLKFVAQVARLNGH, encoded by the coding sequence GTGACGTACGCGGCCGACCTGCTCTACGAGGAGGTCGCGTACCTCGCCTACCACTTCCACTGGCAGCTGGACGATCTGCTGGACCTGGAACACCCGGAACGCCTGAAGTTCGTCGCGCAGGTCGCCCGCCTCAACGGGCACTGA
- a CDS encoding phage tail protein, which produces MPLPDLDSSVGHSFGLEFDSVIIKQITEVSGLKMEQDVIELKQNTFDGKYAIKKLPGRPKAGEVTVTRGLTEDNSFERWIKDSRFGRMTNARRNGAVIVYDYEGLPIKRYKLINAWPKSLEIGTLKAGDTSVLTEKLAITYEAMELD; this is translated from the coding sequence GTGCCACTTCCCGATCTCGACAGTTCCGTCGGGCATTCCTTCGGCCTCGAATTCGACAGCGTCATCATCAAGCAGATCACCGAGGTCAGCGGTCTGAAGATGGAGCAGGACGTCATCGAGCTGAAGCAGAACACCTTCGACGGCAAGTACGCCATCAAGAAGCTGCCCGGCCGCCCCAAGGCCGGTGAGGTCACCGTGACGCGCGGGCTCACCGAGGACAACAGCTTCGAGCGGTGGATCAAGGACTCGCGGTTCGGCCGCATGACGAACGCCCGCCGTAACGGCGCCGTCATCGTCTACGACTACGAGGGCCTGCCGATCAAGCGGTACAAGCTCATCAACGCCTGGCCGAAGTCCCTGGAGATCGGCACCCTCAAGGCCGGCGACACCTCGGTGCTGACCGAGAAGCTGGCGATCACCTACGAGGCCATGGAACTCGACTGA
- a CDS encoding immunity 21 family protein: MSASSSSEADASCTSPVWVESMGGPLIVVPVSALAAWRGCTETGVMVGDATAPDDYDRVCAVDGLAGVINVGEDCAQALVLADEPATSCFLPEHRAFLRWLAADSEAGLKAAARAVLADPATEWEECGTWSSDGPATLMDSAEAGSALDTGYPGGGMPSQASVALPAGRWRVRATHTKADEENWVGLVQMLPIDS; the protein is encoded by the coding sequence ATGAGCGCTTCTTCGTCTTCCGAAGCCGATGCGTCCTGCACCTCCCCTGTCTGGGTGGAGTCGATGGGCGGGCCTTTGATCGTCGTCCCCGTCTCCGCGTTGGCTGCATGGCGTGGGTGTACGGAGACCGGGGTCATGGTGGGGGACGCCACCGCTCCAGACGACTACGACCGGGTCTGCGCGGTGGACGGTCTGGCCGGTGTGATCAACGTTGGCGAGGACTGTGCGCAGGCACTGGTGTTGGCGGACGAGCCGGCCACCAGCTGTTTTTTGCCCGAGCATCGGGCCTTCCTGCGGTGGCTTGCGGCTGACTCCGAGGCCGGGCTGAAGGCGGCGGCCAGGGCTGTTCTTGCAGACCCCGCCACCGAGTGGGAGGAGTGCGGCACGTGGTCATCGGACGGTCCAGCCACACTCATGGACTCTGCCGAAGCAGGTTCCGCGCTGGACACCGGATATCCCGGCGGCGGGATGCCCTCACAAGCGTCGGTTGCGCTGCCCGCCGGCCGCTGGAGGGTCCGAGCCACCCATACCAAGGCGGACGAGGAGAACTGGGTCGGCCTGGTCCAGATGCTGCCCATCGATTCTTGA
- a CDS encoding transposase → MAGVITVSEPSWIGPFTGLSPRCFRMLVTALRREGADAVRRGRPWSLSLEDRVLLVTTYWRTNLTMRQLALLFGISKSAVDRIIDRVGPLLALRPRLRFAKGTALIVDGTLVPTRGHTVAEQSKNYRYSTNHQVVIDADTRLVVLVGQPLPGNRNDCKAWEESGVKAAVGKTMTIADGGYPGPGVVMPHRRRPGEELPTWKQEHNRSHKQVRARVEHAFARMKTWKILRDCRLKGEGVHHAVLGIAHLHNLARST, encoded by the coding sequence GTGGCTGGTGTGATCACGGTATCGGAGCCGTCTTGGATAGGCCCGTTCACCGGCTTGAGCCCGCGCTGTTTCCGTATGTTGGTCACTGCGCTGCGCCGTGAAGGGGCTGATGCAGTGCGTCGGGGTCGGCCGTGGAGCCTGTCGTTGGAAGACCGGGTGCTGCTGGTCACGACTTACTGGCGAACGAACTTGACGATGCGCCAACTGGCTCTGCTGTTCGGGATCTCGAAGTCCGCGGTTGACCGGATCATCGATCGGGTTGGCCCCCTTCTCGCGCTGCGGCCCCGACTTCGCTTCGCCAAGGGCACCGCGCTCATCGTGGACGGCACCCTGGTTCCCACCCGCGGCCACACGGTGGCCGAACAGTCCAAGAACTACCGGTACTCCACCAACCACCAGGTCGTCATCGATGCCGACACCCGCCTCGTCGTCCTAGTCGGCCAGCCCCTGCCGGGCAACCGCAATGACTGCAAGGCATGGGAAGAATCCGGCGTGAAGGCCGCCGTCGGCAAGACCATGACCATCGCCGACGGCGGCTATCCCGGCCCTGGTGTCGTCATGCCACACCGTCGACGGCCGGGCGAGGAACTACCCACCTGGAAGCAGGAGCACAACCGCTCGCACAAGCAGGTCCGCGCCCGCGTCGAACACGCCTTCGCGCGGATGAAGACCTGGAAGATCCTCCGCGACTGCCGGTTGAAAGGCGAAGGTGTCCACCACGCGGTGCTCGGCATCGCCCATCTGCACAACCTTGCGCGCAGCACGTGA
- a CDS encoding phage tail sheath family protein produces the protein MPSYLSPGVYVEEVESGSRPIEGVGTSVAAFVGFAQKGPFDEATLITNWSQFVATFGDFVDGTYLASSVYGFFANGGGVCYVVRVDDGTTAAHIGADGAEAGDTGEARGTGELPVGAEVPVGPYAVRPRPGVSGEISVEVAPVESDDPPADVFRFLVKRDGQVVETYPSVTTKRSKDNVATRVNATSELIEVRESGRGAAPAPPAPQTVVLAPAAPAAGSSGAMAPEVYVGDADRRTGLGGLEAVDEVTMIAVPDLMSAYERGLLDLESVIAVQQGLITHCELMGDRVAILDPPPGLTPQQIRGWRTGQANFDSKYATLYYPWISVADPASGRATLVPPSGHIAGVWARNDDTRGVHKAPANEVVRGAVALATQLTKGEHDLLNPIGLNCIRAFPGRGIRVWGARTLASDPAWRYLNVRRLFNYLEESILAGTQWVVFEPNDDALWARVRRTVSAFLVNEWRKGSLFGLTPEEAFYVKCDRETNPPESIDAGQVICEIGVAPVKPAEFVVFRLSQLTGGSGGVDE, from the coding sequence ATGCCGTCGTACCTGTCCCCCGGCGTCTACGTCGAAGAGGTCGAGTCCGGATCCCGGCCGATCGAAGGGGTGGGCACCTCGGTCGCCGCCTTCGTCGGATTCGCCCAGAAGGGCCCGTTCGACGAGGCGACGCTGATCACCAACTGGAGCCAGTTCGTCGCCACGTTCGGCGACTTCGTCGACGGCACCTACCTCGCCTCCTCCGTCTACGGCTTCTTCGCCAACGGTGGCGGGGTCTGTTACGTCGTGCGCGTCGACGACGGCACGACGGCGGCTCACATCGGGGCCGACGGGGCCGAGGCGGGCGACACCGGGGAAGCCCGTGGGACCGGCGAGCTGCCCGTCGGCGCCGAGGTCCCGGTCGGGCCCTACGCCGTACGGCCCCGGCCGGGGGTGAGCGGCGAGATCAGCGTGGAGGTCGCCCCGGTCGAGAGCGACGATCCGCCCGCCGACGTCTTCCGGTTCCTCGTGAAGCGCGACGGACAGGTCGTGGAGACGTACCCCTCCGTCACCACCAAGCGCAGCAAGGACAACGTCGCCACCCGCGTCAACGCCACGTCCGAGCTGATCGAGGTACGGGAGTCGGGGCGCGGCGCCGCCCCCGCCCCGCCCGCGCCGCAGACGGTGGTCCTCGCTCCGGCCGCCCCCGCCGCCGGCAGCTCCGGAGCGATGGCCCCCGAGGTGTACGTCGGCGACGCCGACCGCCGTACGGGGCTCGGCGGCCTCGAAGCGGTCGACGAGGTCACCATGATCGCCGTGCCCGACCTGATGAGCGCGTACGAACGCGGGCTGCTGGACCTGGAGTCGGTCATCGCCGTCCAGCAGGGGCTGATCACCCACTGCGAGCTGATGGGCGACCGGGTGGCCATCCTCGACCCGCCGCCCGGGCTCACCCCGCAGCAGATCCGCGGCTGGCGCACCGGGCAGGCCAACTTCGACTCCAAGTACGCCACGCTCTACTACCCCTGGATCAGCGTCGCCGACCCCGCGTCCGGCCGCGCCACCCTCGTACCGCCCAGCGGGCACATCGCCGGGGTCTGGGCGCGCAACGACGACACGCGCGGGGTGCACAAGGCCCCGGCGAACGAGGTCGTCCGGGGAGCCGTCGCGCTGGCGACCCAGCTCACCAAGGGCGAGCACGACCTCCTCAACCCGATCGGGCTGAACTGCATCCGCGCCTTCCCCGGCCGGGGCATCCGGGTGTGGGGCGCGCGGACGCTGGCGTCCGACCCCGCCTGGCGGTATCTGAACGTCCGGCGGCTCTTCAACTACCTGGAGGAGTCGATCCTCGCCGGTACGCAGTGGGTCGTCTTCGAGCCGAACGACGACGCCCTGTGGGCCCGTGTCCGGCGCACCGTCTCGGCGTTCCTCGTCAACGAGTGGCGCAAGGGATCGCTGTTCGGGCTGACCCCCGAGGAGGCGTTCTACGTGAAGTGCGACCGCGAGACGAACCCGCCGGAGAGCATCGACGCGGGGCAGGTCATCTGCGAGATCGGGGTCGCCCCCGTCAAACCGGCCGAGTTCGTGGTGTTCCGGCTCTCCCAGCTGACCGGCGGCAGCGGTGGTGTCGACGAATGA